The Microplitis mediator isolate UGA2020A chromosome 4, iyMicMedi2.1, whole genome shotgun sequence nucleotide sequence aattacaaaaaaagagaaaactaaaaaaatgcacgtgtagaaaatttaaaaaactacaagtacaatttttttaaatattttttttttcataatttatcgttttaaaaaaatccaaaagttatCAGTCGGCTAagttcagtatcataaaattttaagaaatctttcaaatttatttgcttgATAGAGtcgcaataaataaataaaaatacccgTGATCTTggatttactatttaaaatatacaataaataaaataatttaaatttaatcaataggTTTAGAACTGGGCGAGCTGCTTCATGATGAATTATTCGGATTATTTGAAGCGATGTCAGCAATTGAAATAATGGATCCTAAAATGGATGCAGGGATGCTTTGTAATCGTGGTAACAATCAGTTTTATACATTCGAACAAGCTGTTGAATCAGGAGCAATAAGACTCGATAATTTAACACCATCAGAAGTGATAGGTATCATTGATTCAACGTACGCGTGTATTGTGTCCTGGCTTGAAGGTCATAATTTAGCACAAACTGTATTTACAAACTTATATCTTCATCAGCCTGCATACATTGTCGACAAGCCGCTGAAGACATTCTGCTACGCAGTCTACCAAATTATcgaagttattaaaaattcaataaatcgCGCGATGGTTTTTGAGGAAGAAGACTTTCAGAGTATTACTTATGGCTATAAATTACACTTGGAAGTTACTGAGAGCAAAACATTATCGATGCTGAAGGAAGTTGAGGATGAGTTGCATCGCAAGAGCAGAATAAAGCCCGTAAATGAAGAAACCGAGAAAGAATATAACGATGGGCTGGCGCTGTATGCCAGGATAAGATTCACCAAGACCTTTTTCTTAGCGCTGTCGCTGATGGGTAAAAAGGACAACGTGGCCCAGAACTTGGGAGACATTCAAAGACTGCTGTCCAACTGCACAGACATGATTCAAGTGATGATCAGAACTGTCAGCAGAGGCGAGAAGGCTGACGAGGCGTCAAATCACCCGACGATAATGGGGTTCGACCCGATGGTGAACCAGCGGCTGCTGCCCCCAACTTTTCCGCGGTACACTAAAATAAAACCACGGACTGAAGCGCTAGAATACATGGAAGAGTTGATAAATAGATTGAAGACAGTGACTAAAGTAACGAGTTGCACGGGTTTCCACAGTGCGCTCGATTTCTTCTTGGAATTTTCCCGACAGAATCCGTGTATTTTATCGAGATCAATGCTgcagattatttatttacctggCGGTAACCGAGTATTTGGTGCGCACAATTTTacagatattttaaaagacGCGGCTAAAAATTTCACTGCTCCGCCCGCGTTGCTGCCCAAGAGCACGCTGCTGCAGAACCACCAGGCGCGCGAGTGCGTCGAGACTTTTTTCTATCACTGCACGACGCTGTTCAATAGTTTGCTCCAGCTGAGTGGTCACAACAGAGCACGACAGAGAGACAAGTTGGCCCATATGCTAGAAGACTTTGCGACTCTCCATGACGAGGCTGAGCGAGTCGACCGTCATCTGAACACGCTGTCGCTGAAGAACGACACGTCGAGGTCTCATCTCGCTTGCTTCGGCACTTGGCTACTCTATCACACAGTCCGTGTGATGGTGATGTATCTTCTCAGTGGGTTTGAACTCGAGCTGTACTCAGTCCACGAGTATCACTACATCTTTTGGTACCTGAATCATTTCCTTTATGGGTGGCTGGTCTCGGCGCTAACGCGGGCCGATTCCTTTCTCATGGAACAGGACATTCACAGTGAGATGCACAAAGGACGGGGCGGTAAAAAAAGTgctaagaataaaaaaaaaaaagtaacaccACGTCCTTACAGTTTGGAGATGCTCATGTATCAAGTACTGCAGAACATATGCGGCGGTTACTTCAAAGCTTTAGTTGGGTTACGTATGGATGGCAAAATACCTCTGCCTGAAAAAGAGTTTGACTCTGAACGTGTTAGATATAAACATAGATTATTATCCCCTTTTTCGTCGTTACTTTTACCTCCGGCGGCTAATTATGAAAAGTTTCTAGATATCACTAGCACGCATCcgcataaaaataatgtaagtttatatatttttattttgtatataaaatattattttttatatatttgtagttCGCAAAAACGTTGAATTCAGTATCAGATTTTGCTAATACCTCAAAATGTCGAGATctaataaaaactaaatttttaaaaattagactGAAACCCATTActgcctttttttttaatttaaatttttatagcgggaagtttaaaaaaaaattttaacggaaaattattaataggaataattaataaaaattactagtgCGTAAAGTAAAAATGGCTTCATGTtgaagagtttaaaaaaaaaaataaataaatgttgatatttttgtttgtagGAAGACATTACCAGTGAATTGCATTATACAGCAGCATGTAGACATTTTCATCGAGCTAAAAACATGCTCGACTATGCGCTGTCGTTATGCCAGGATAGAAATTCAAGTTCTGCTAATGAggtaattaacaataatttttaaatatcattaatatttattactattatcataattaataataataataataataattgtttatttagataaatgatttattaaaagtaaccaagacaaatttcaTTGTCGTAAAGCTGCTAGCTGATGGTCACAAAAAAGACTCCAAAGAACCGCCAATATTTGATTTCACGTGTCATCAACATTTTCCAATAATAAAACTCGTGtgaagtaattattaataaatttatatatatatatataaataaatagatatctCATCGTCCTTCATctgtaactaattttttttctttcgattattaaatttagtatttatttttaatgcattgaaaatgtagaaaaataaaaatataaaataatttaattactaaattattttatctagcTTTTTAATTACGATTAATTGTAAATGTTAATATGTTTTAGTTGTTTTATCAGCAAGGCTACAGCAATATTGTCTAAAAAAAGTACTAAAGTAATCGGAAATCACGCGCTTATGtatcaaatcaaaatttattaagcgCGACACTGCGGtattaataattgttgattaaatgaaacaaaacaaaaaaagttaattaattattaaatataaataacaacagcaattacaaataacaataaaattctctataaatatttaaaatgtaaatgtaatttgttgtacaattattttttgtcaaattgtttaaattgtttatttatttaagggcAGTCTCAGACAATaatcccccccccccttcccacacactttttaaaaatatgcaatgactttgAACTGTCatcgtatttaaattttatcaattaattaaaaaaaagtttgagcATTAACTGCAGCTACAATttcgccaaaaaaaaaaactggacATGGGTTGACTCTGTGGGCCAGCCCagaaacttcccgctgttttcgagctcagggaATAAAAAGTGATGGTTTCTAATATGTTTTAGGGTACGTACTATCTCGTAAATACATAATCAGACGTGACGAGGCCCCTCAATTTATTCCAAGTTCGCCTAAACTCGAAAATCAGCGAATTCTCGTGAATTTATGCTGttagtaattgaaaaaaaaatttttttcgagctcagggaATAAAAAGTGGTGGTTTCTAATATATTTTAGGGTACGTACTATCTCGTGAATACATAATCAGACGTGACGAGGCCCCTCAATTTATTCCAAGTTCGCCTAAACTCGAAAATCAGCGAATTCTCGTGAATTTATGCTGttagtaattgaaaaaaaaatttttttcgagctcagggaATAAAAAGTGGTGGTTTCTAATATGTTTTGAGGTGCGTACTATCGCGTGGATACATAATCAGACGTGACGAGACCCCTCAATTTACTCCAAGTTCGCCTAAGCTCGATAATAAGTGAATTTTTGTGAATtaatgaagttaaaaaataaataaatgaattcaaataatagatatgaaaaattgtatcaaagaaaaaaaaagactgcTGTCAATTTCTTTTaggattataaataataaacctGATAACTTCATtagttcaaatttaatttctttattttgttaactgattttttttgttaatattgttattatttagtaTTGGAGATAATAATTAAGAACAATGGTTTCATTAGCTGGAGTAGATGACGAAAGAATAAAGAAGCCGTATCTCGGTGGATGGAAACATCGAGCCACAGGTGTGATATATCACAATGCAGCATCACAAACAGGGCCATTAGCCGCGAACAATGTTGAGAATTTCTGCAGCAGAGAGGTCCAGTGTATTAATACCAAAGATGATGCATTTCAAACTGGTATTAACAAAGCTACGCAGATGTGGaggtttaatttattactagaTATTGTTTGATAAGTAAACTGGGATAATTACAACATcctcattaatattttaattatgatttccattttctttattatgCAGTAGAATCTTTTTAACTTACGTCCTGACTTCGAACCCCCTCCCCCCTTTACTACACAAAAAGGCCACTGGGTTCCAAAATCAAAGCAGacttcttattatttattcatttagtttcaagttttaaaattatatctcataaaaaaaaatgcagagCTTACTTGACTTCTTATCTTACtgctcaattttttatttttctgacgTTTCATCGGATTTGAGCTGCAACTTTTCCATTCGCGAAATGAGTttcaaaaacgaaaaaaaaaaaatagtatattacaaaTCAAGGGAGGAAAGTAAGACATTCTAACCCGTGTGTATAATTGGCAACTCGAGCCGAAGGTCAAGGTGGCAAATACGTCATACTTTCCTCCCTAGGTATGtattatactatttttattatggtaCAAAATTGTTGTCAAAGCTACACGGCCGTACTTTCTGCGGGTTAATGAATGTCTTTACAATACTATCAAATTACAAGCGTAAGGGTTGTAACGGTATCATCAAAGGATGCATTAGCGATGAGTGACTGCCGAGATCGGTCGATGTAAAGTGCTAAACTTTcgatataggggaagggggagggtaggcaaaacggggtacccccaaaatttgataaaaaaaaattttatattttaaatggtttttaaacattccaaaatcacttctgtaaatataattaagcgttact carries:
- the LOC130666860 gene encoding N-alpha-acetyltransferase 35, NatC auxiliary subunit gives rise to the protein MATAVDEQISVDLPDDKEHLYEPVTYNWVDITSEFFDAIKSLELGELLHDELFGLFEAMSAIEIMDPKMDAGMLCNRGNNQFYTFEQAVESGAIRLDNLTPSEVIGIIDSTYACIVSWLEGHNLAQTVFTNLYLHQPAYIVDKPLKTFCYAVYQIIEVIKNSINRAMVFEEEDFQSITYGYKLHLEVTESKTLSMLKEVEDELHRKSRIKPVNEETEKEYNDGLALYARIRFTKTFFLALSLMGKKDNVAQNLGDIQRLLSNCTDMIQVMIRTVSRGEKADEASNHPTIMGFDPMVNQRLLPPTFPRYTKIKPRTEALEYMEELINRLKTVTKVTSCTGFHSALDFFLEFSRQNPCILSRSMLQIIYLPGGNRVFGAHNFTDILKDAAKNFTAPPALLPKSTLLQNHQARECVETFFYHCTTLFNSLLQLSGHNRARQRDKLAHMLEDFATLHDEAERVDRHLNTLSLKNDTSRSHLACFGTWLLYHTVRVMVMYLLSGFELELYSVHEYHYIFWYLNHFLYGWLVSALTRADSFLMEQDIHSEMHKGRGGKKSAKNKKKKVTPRPYSLEMLMYQVLQNICGGYFKALVGLRMDGKIPLPEKEFDSERVRYKHRLLSPFSSLLLPPAANYEKFLDITSTHPHKNNEDITSELHYTAACRHFHRAKNMLDYALSLCQDRNSSSANEINDLLKVTKTNFIVVKLLADGHKKDSKEPPIFDFTCHQHFPIIKLV